In a single window of the Leptolyngbyaceae cyanobacterium genome:
- a CDS encoding glycosyltransferase family 39 protein, whose product MIIQPNSLLKSHLLTVVTPIFAFWTVLFFLGYPLPGIDDIFFTGSAINLAQGGEFTNPYLEAWNSALSSGKYYFQPPFHSYTLAAWLKIAGVSTTSLRLFQYLCYNLFSLSCALLLRFYGFPRITALCTTVFFAVWQCNPNFFYSPGFRQDALGMAYLAFGLWLLTKDNWWRYFLGFTFLESAVFTSPITSAYGFSFGISILTINFIYRNKNKSNAQYLTTIYLALLASTGLVFTIFLVCINFELQTFLSDFLLTASWRQTATFKGFYLFITIISRSYGIILNLPTYVLFLFLSFLLFLKRKSIPLHIKFLFFGLTLGIILNIFLYAFAIGFNFFFCWLGIVTIISKFGWHKNIKTIISAIAILVFLSSQSLNIIFLIGKEYEPESSYQKIREFVIANPYKKYAIDETAARFVFDYRLPKNSTSWTFMQPPIGVAPISLEDKPPDITWIVSKFRLEERFPKMLIDCPKIEFFGRIFNSLPKNPFDITIIP is encoded by the coding sequence ATGATAATTCAACCGAACTCCTTGTTAAAAAGTCATTTACTGACAGTTGTTACTCCTATTTTTGCATTTTGGACAGTGCTGTTTTTTCTAGGATATCCTTTGCCTGGTATAGATGATATTTTTTTTACTGGCTCGGCAATTAACCTAGCTCAAGGAGGAGAATTTACCAACCCATACCTAGAAGCATGGAACTCGGCCTTGAGTAGTGGAAAATATTACTTTCAACCACCTTTTCACTCCTATACTTTAGCTGCGTGGTTAAAAATTGCAGGTGTTAGTACAACCAGCCTACGGTTATTTCAATATTTATGTTACAACTTATTCTCCTTATCTTGTGCCCTGTTATTAAGATTTTACGGTTTTCCAAGAATCACAGCACTTTGTACCACAGTTTTTTTTGCAGTATGGCAATGTAATCCCAACTTTTTCTACAGTCCAGGTTTCCGTCAAGATGCTTTGGGAATGGCTTATTTAGCTTTTGGTTTATGGCTACTCACTAAAGATAATTGGTGGCGATATTTTCTGGGATTTACTTTTCTAGAAAGTGCTGTTTTCACTTCACCAATTACCTCTGCTTATGGATTTTCTTTTGGTATTTCTATACTGACCATAAATTTTATTTATCGGAATAAGAATAAAAGTAATGCTCAGTATCTGACGACAATATACTTAGCTCTTTTAGCATCAACTGGTCTGGTTTTCACAATTTTCTTAGTTTGTATAAATTTTGAATTACAGACTTTCTTGTCAGACTTTTTACTAACTGCTTCTTGGAGACAAACTGCGACATTTAAAGGTTTTTACTTATTTATAACTATAATTTCTAGATCTTATGGCATAATTTTAAATTTACCTACTTATGTTTTATTTTTATTTTTATCTTTTCTACTTTTTTTAAAACGAAAATCCATACCTCTGCACATAAAATTTTTATTTTTTGGATTAACGTTAGGAATAATATTGAATATTTTTCTTTATGCTTTTGCAATCGGATTCAATTTTTTCTTCTGTTGGCTTGGTATTGTAACAATTATTTCAAAGTTTGGCTGGCATAAAAACATCAAAACTATTATCTCTGCAATAGCAATATTAGTTTTCTTGTCTAGTCAAAGTTTAAATATTATATTTTTAATAGGGAAAGAATATGAACCAGAATCAAGCTACCAAAAGATTAGAGAATTTGTAATAGCTAATCCTTACAAAAAATATGCTATAGATGAAACAGCGGCTAGGTTTGTGTTTGACTACAGGTTACCTAAAAATTCTACTTCTTGGACTTTTATGCAACCTCCAATTGGTGTAGCGCCAATATCATTAGAAGATAAGCCACCCGATATTACATGGATAGTTTCTAAATTTCGTTTAGAAGAGCGTTTTCCAAAAATGCTTATAGATTGTCCGAAAATTGAATTTTTTGGCAGGATATTTAATTCTCTACCCAAAAATCCATTCGATATCACAATAATTCCATAA